The window TTTTCCATCATCTGACCAATATCCCTGCCATCCAGGgaatccatccatccaaccgATGGAATATGGATGAAACTGGCATTATGGAGGGCAGGGGATCTAATAGGCTAGTGCTGGGCTCTGCAGCATCGCGGCATATCCAGAAAAAGCAGCCAGGATCCCAGGCATAGGTATCCATTATCAAGTGTGTGGCTGCCGATAGGAGGTCCCTATGCCCACTAgttatatataagggtaaATCAGTCCAAGTCCAATAGTTTCCATCCAACCTATCTGGATATAAAGGATGGCACTTCACATATACGGATAATAGCTAGACGACTAAAAAAACTGCCCTTAAATAGTTAAAGAAGGTGTTCATCCCAGGCACTATGCCTAGTAAACCAGAGGCAGCCAGACTGCTAGTTCTAGATAGGCATTACAGCCATATATCTACAGACTTCATGTAGGAATGCTTCCAGAACAAGATATATCTACTATATCTACCGCCACACTCCTCTGCTGTCCTTCAGCCACTAGATATATCAGTCTTCAGCCCATTAAAGCATGCCTATCATAGGGAGGTTGGATATCTAGataattaggttaataatTCAACCGTTGCTAGGAAGAGGGCATTTCTAGCCTATTATATAAGGGCCAGAGATGCAGCCATAACAGCCCAGAACGTTAcaagtggctggaggtcaGCTGGACTATGGCCAATATGCATACAGCAGCCTCTATCTAACCCCATAGTAACTAAGGACCAGCAGACCATCCAGACCAGCCAGCAGACTAACCAGCCTAGCAGCCAACAGTAGGATAAAGCCCTATCTATCGTCCCATAGTCAACACCTCGTCGGTCTGCCGAGCTACAGCATCAACTACGCCAGTTAACCCATATAGGCAAGGATAGGTTAGATACCCATACTATTCGTCACCTATCTAGAAAGGTGCAAAAGGGGTATAATAACCAGGCATCTAGAGTAGCACTTCTAGAGCACCAGGTCTGCCAGCTAGAGGGCAAGTTGGAGGACCTACAGCAACGCAAGAGGAAAAAGGTCCCCCTATCGCCCAACAGCACCTTTGCCACTATATAGGATATCCGGCGGGCGCAAAGTCCGGATATCGGCAATATGGATAGTCCGGATGAATCCAGTGCATCCGAATTACCCAGTGAGGCCGGAAGTTGCAtatgggtgggtggtggtggtggtgaaataagtggtgatagtggtggtgatggtggtggtgatagtgtttcGGATGTGGGGGTGTCTCGCAAGTTGGGGGGTTGAGTTACAATCTTTTTGCTCAAAAACTACCAAGTGTGTTATCTGAGCATTGCGGGTCGGAACACTCACTGTACATAAGATTGCAATGAACCAACTGATACCCAAACGCCTTAAGGAACCGAGTATATCTGCATCTTATCCAGTGAGTTGGCCGTCAGGCCTGACACCAGACCATCGGTCCCCTCGCAAGGAGCCTGAAGTGAATGAATCCTTCCTCGCAAAGACCAACACAGACTTGTCTATCTAATTAAACCATTATTTATGGTCGCTCACCGCCGGCCCCCCTGATTTACAGCAGAGTTGCGTCGTAAGAGTAAAGTGCACGTGCTAACCATCATCCTTCACCCTGATAGAACCACCCTTGTCCTTGAAAGTATGCCGTTGCGCGTACGTTTTGTGGACGAGCATTGCCGGTTTGCCGTGAACACCGCAGGCTTACGTCTCACCTTCCTTATCGAGACACGCCACGTCAACTGTAACGTTGACAAAGTCTAACAGAATCAGAGCCGCCGATGCTTCATTTCTAACATATAGAGAGGCTTGGCAGAGACAACTACACACAGGGCCCGTCGCCCAACGGCTACATCGACACGAAAGCGTACCATAGCACATAAACTCACTTAACGACGGTCACATTGGATTGCAGTTTACGAGTGAAACATCATGCAGCTTCCGCCACACCCGCTGTATTCTCTTCAGCTCATGCCGCACTTTGATGCGCATGGTGCCAGTAGCCTCACGGTGCTCCTGAGACTGCAGTTACCGGCGATCAAGGCTGGAGatgccgtcttcttcttcgacacTTTCTATGGAAACGTCCCCGGGCATCCTTTCCAGGAGAAAGACATCATCGCGACGGACGACCACAGCCCCCTCGGCATCCGATTCCACAATGTTTTCTATTCAACTTATCAGCGTCTTGGAAAGGGATTGGTATGCACGAAGTAGTGCTGGAACAACTTACAGGCGGTGATGACGGACtcaccatcctcggcggtctcgccctcctcggcggtctccttcttctcatcctcctcctcggagGTGAGCAGGGTCTGTAAAGAGTCAGAATCGTCAACTTGACTATGATCTTAGAAACCAGCTCACTTGGCCCATCTCTTTCTGTGGAAAGGTCAGCGATGCGTCACCATGCATGGAGTAGGAGAAGAACTTACGAGGAAACGGTTGGTCGCCTTCTATAAGTTTCGCATTTGAGGTCAGCAATCCATCTTGGCAAAAGGGCAAATGAGAACAGATGGAAAGACAAAAAGTGAAGCCGCAACATGTAGATAGTACATACGTCGATGTCAATACCGAGGACAGTCTTGGCAGCCACCTAGAACTTTCAGCGGTGTTTCTTTTCACATGAGAATGCCATGGCTTACGTTGGTCTTCTGCATGTTCTAAACTCTAGTGTTAGCATATCCGCTGTAAGATGGGAAAAGGTTTCAGACATACGCGCTTCTTGGCGAAGAGGGAGGCACGGaacttggccttctcctACATCGAACATGAGCACACTTCTTCGTCAAGATTCGGCCAGCGGAGAACACTAACCTCGAAGAGGTTCTGGAGAGACTGAATACATCGTAAGCAATTAAACAGCGTAATTAGCGGGCAGAAGTACTTACGGAAATCTTCAGCTGGATTTCCTGATAGAAGTAAGTCAGTAACATGGCAGTGGCAAGAAAGGAACAGTATCGAGCTCCTCACCACCATCTCATCGCGATTGGTCTAGATTTGGTCAGCTCACCCTCAGAATTCCAATGGAAGCAAAGAAACATACCGCGATTTGCTTGTCGATGTACTGAAAGTCCCACATGTTAGCCACCAAAGGAGGGCTCTGTTAGCGAGGCTTGCAGGATCACATACGGGAATGGTACCCTTCTGTCAACATGTTAGCATCTGTACAATGATAAAGTAAGTATGAGCAAGCTTGCCTTGAGCTACTTCTGGTTAGCAAGTATCAAATGAAAGAGGGAAGAGTAATTGTCTTACCTTGGgagcgggggcgggggcgggggcggtggaggtggtggcggcggggacggacGTCGCGGCGGACACGACGCGGGAGCCGGCGAAGGGATTGGTTATGCCCTTTGGAGGAGATTGTATTAGTACAGAAACTCAATGATGCACAAGCGACCAGCATGAACTCACGGAGGGTTGACGAGCCTGACCGCCAGTTAGGGTTCTGTGTAAGAGAGTAGATCATCTGGGAGTTAAGAAACATACCATCTTGGGCTACCACAGGGTTGCAATCAATTAGTCATGTGTTCATCAAAGAAGCACAGGAGGTGATCATACCGTGCCCAGGGGAGAaatgttgttgttcttctggTATTGTAGACCTAAAGTTAGCCTTCTGTCGTTCATGTAGCTTAAAGCTACAAACGACGGCTTTGGGTGGTTTGAGGACTCACGGAAGACATGACGCGAGGTTTCTGCCACCACGATGTTAGTTAAGTACACACAGAAGATCAAAAAGAGTCTTCTCAATCGGCAACCCAATACGTACTTCTGATTGTAAACGCTGAGCTGGGAAAGCGCATCAAGTTAGTGAAAACCTTGAGGCCACAATTCTACATATGAACTCACATCTGCTGGTTCTCAGTTAGCATGTAAGACAGAGGAATTCGATCTTTAGGAGGGGGGCTCACCTTTTCGAGAGGGTTGcagaaggaaaagagggaaaggagaaATCTCAGGAGGACAAAGTAATATTAGTAGACGCGTCAAGACCGTTTTCCTCCAGGCAGGCAAGCACTCCCCACCCCACTTTCCTAGCCTCACCACAAGCCGCACCTTCTAAATCTAGCAATCTAATACTTTTTAACACAACATGAGTTCAAGAAGTCAGGAGGAAGGAGCCATTTGGTCCACCCGGGCTGCAATTGCTCCTGCCGAGCCAACATGATTTTTCCAACAAGCTTCAGGTTCAACATCTAAACTTACATGCAGAAATCTGCCTCACTCTGCGCTGTAGGATTCTAGGCGCCATCACCATTTAGCTAATCCTACTTAGGAGTAAATGGCTTTATTTTCTTAGATAGGTGGCACTAACATAGATGTTGCTGTTCAACTACTGCAATGGATGTGAGGTGCGGTACTGTGTGCCTGCCTGAACTGGTCCCGCTGTGACACCTAAACCAATGGCCGTTGCGCACAGACCCGCTTGCAGATGCCGGGAGCAGAAAGTCCTCGACCCCCCTTGAGGCGGAAATGATTTATTCTTTCTGCATCACAATCAATTTCGCTTCTTGCTTCAACTGTCTAGTACAACACTGTTTGAATATTGCTTTTGTAAGGTAAGTTTCTCCAGCTTTATTTCTATCGCGCATTGGGATTCCCTCTTTTTGCGAGATTGAGGAGACTTGCGAACCATTAATAAGCTGACGCATTTTTCTCTTCTTAGTTTTTCTGTATTCCGCTACAACAATGACTTCGCATTCCGTTTCTGCAGGCTCGAAAAAGCGTTGCCGCAGCTCCGATGAGCTCGTagcggaggcggaggcgtTGCTGGGATCCACAAACTGGAAAGGTTTGCCCGCGGCGGAGAAGGCTGAGGCGGAGAAGCTGGTCTAGGCGGCCAGGTCATCTGCCGAGGGGAGATTCGGCAGCAAAGAGGAGCTGATACGATGCTCTCTAGGCATTCTGGAGAGCAAAGTTGAGGCTTCTCTGAGGCATGCCGAAAGGATCCACAGCCAAGAGAGGGAGATTCGGGAGTTGGAGGAAAAGCTGGTCGCAAAAGATGGGGCAGGTGATGCCCTGCAGAAGTCACTGGATGAGGCCAACGAGAAGCTCCGAGTCTTCCAAGCGGAGGACAAGACAAGGCGTTTTTTGATCGGTCTCGGTGACTTCTGGGCCGGCATCAATAACGGTTTCAAGTACTACGACAAAGCTGCCCAAGACGACTTTTAGAAGCAACACGTCCATCCGATTATCAACAGAGTCCGCGGAAACCGGTTAAGAAGACCAGAGTTCAAGCAGGAAGTTGCCAAGCGGAGATTTTCCTCGATTGCAGGCAACAGGGTTGATCAACTTTTGCCTCGGGTCAAGGCCGAATGGCAGAAGATCCGGGACTGGATTGGGCGCGACAATAGCGAGCAATCGAAGCTTCCGAGTACGCCGCTCATGGACCGATTTCAAGATATTTGCCTGCGGGCACGGTTCACTTCTGTTAACGATTATCTTGAGGTCGCGATGAAGTACGCGGAAAGGAACGAGTCGGCCCATGGCGGCCCACCTGACCTAGCGGACTTCATcaaaggcgaagaagagacacTGTGGGACTGGGATGGATTTGACCGCGCTCTCGAAGACATCCAGAAGAGCCTGGTTCAAGAGTACAGGCTAGAGAATATGCCTCAAGCCATGGTGGACTTCATGAAGAAGACCATTGGCTTGTACAGACGGGTGTACATCAGTCAGGATGCCAGTCCCGCGAGCTCAGGCTGGAAAATCAGTGACTTTGCTAGGGAAAGTGCGGAAAACATCTGGAAGAGTagtgagaaagagagagtgagagtgtTGAACGAGGTTGTGCCCGTTAGTGAGTACAAGAAGGGCAAGTTCGatgacctcgacgagaaggTCATGGATCACCTTTAAGTACAGCGTGGGCAACCGTTGGAAGAGGGATGGGGGTTGTCTCGGCCCTTGAGCCACGCTCTTGAGAGTGTCAATGTTGGGACGTGGTACACAACAAGGAGCCAGCATGCTGCGGTCAGGCGGTGAGGGGAGCACCGAAAGGTAGCTCCTTCTCAACCCCACTGCCCTTAGAGGCGGTCAGGCGGGACAGATGCTGTGTGTCCAAGTGTTATCACATCTTTGGCAAGGCTAAGGGTCGGGACCTTTCCTCCGGGAAGGGGTAAGTCACACTTCTTCTAACTTTCCTGTGATACTCGTGCTAACTCTTTGCTTTCCGGGATCCCCGGAAAGATCtagggggggagggaaggagtGGGGGTCTTGTTGAGGTTATTGGTGCTGGCGGGGATCCTGCTTCCGTTACTTAGAAATAGAAGATGTCTAGCCAGAATCCTTCAATCCGGATCAGTTAACACATTCTTGGTTTCTTCTAACAGGGCAGCGATTTAGCTTTTATTTAAGTATGGTGACCTAGTTGGTTAGGGCCTCGGGTTGCCGCGACCGTGGGTTTTCTTGTCCGCCCGACTGTAAGATCTTTACCCAGAGAACAGACGTCTTCCATGTATCAAACAGATTGTTTCTGCTTACGGTGGGGATGTTGCTAGACATTGCACTACACCATTCCTAAGAATCAATGCGATCCTGTGATGCGAGCACAATGAGTTCAACGTGAACCTAAGAACTTATAGTAATACCAAAGGTTATGTACTGTATGTAGCTTTTGACCTAGATGAAGCAGCTGTTGTTATATTGACCTTAGTAAGACATAATTAATGGAAAGACGATGACCCTACAGATCTTCGACCGCTGGCTGCTTTATGGATAAGTGAGGCCATTCAGACCAAGCCTTAGCTGCCGCCGGATCAAGCGATCCGGCAGGGATGCGGTTCATGCCAATGTTTCTGTAAGCACCGGGTATGCGGTAATGTCCAGGGCAAGCCCTGCCCGTGACAGCCGCTGTGGCAGCTGGCACGTTAACAGCGTGATGTAAGGCGCTAGCCGCGTTCATTTCAACCACGAGTTGATGGAATCAAATGATATAAACGTGAAGAAACAGTTGTCTCTTTTAGGGAACTTGAACTACTCTATTCCATCTCGCACACCAGAACTCCCAGTGTCCGTGGGTTggcatcttcctcttctatTCCATAATTTTCTGCCTCGTGTTTTCCCGCAAGTCGTGATAGCTCCGAGAGGAAATCCCAGATCGTTGTCGATATTGTCTCTGGTTCCTCATAGAAGCAAAATTCCTGGATACGCTCCTCCGGCACGGCGTAGTATTTGCAGTTTTGCGACTCAAAAACAAGTTGCTCGGTGCCATAAGTTCCGCACCTGCCAAATGAaggcttcttcttctcattGTCCATGGGTGATGGCTTTCTTCGCAAGCGCCGATCTACTAGCCACAGGTGTACCCCTCGGGGTAACCCCAGACTTCGCGAGGCAAGGATCAATGAGTCGTATTCTGCATAGCGTTCGTCGGACAGAGGCTGCGTTGgctctccttcctctttggAGCCCTTTGGGTGATAAATGTGCGCATACTCCCATTCCCAGCCATTGTCTTTTTCGTACTGGTCGAGCTCTTCCAGCGTCCACGACGGATCAAATTCAACGGCTATGTGAGGGATaccctcgaggccgaacTTGCGCGACGAAAAAGGCATCTCCTTGCCCAATG is drawn from Colletotrichum destructivum chromosome 6, complete sequence and contains these coding sequences:
- a CDS encoding Putative 2EXR domain-containing protein, which codes for MAAKTFHNFPLLPGELRDEIWDKAVRRQGYRGVHYFSVFDATSYCTRPVPEEFTNEYLLAKVSEKQLHVFGAPMSSGNPSSPSWTIGNQSTYAIDAGLWTACRESRAAMYRRYTPEKWANWYTEPFTSFLEHMALRPGNRELPAAFKIVEGDNSQCFTILPFYDLFLVQFSSFGPYFKSLGKEMPFSSRKFGLEGIPHIAVEFDPSWTLEELDQYEKDNGWEWEYAHIYHPKGSKEEGEPTQPLSDERYAEYDSLILASRSLGLPRGVHLWLVDRRLRRKPSPMDNEKKKPSFGRCGTYGTEQLVFESQNCKYYAVPEERIQEFCFYEEPETISTTIWDFLSELSRLAGKHEAENYGIEEEDANPRTLGVLVCEME